In Paenibacillus sp. FSL M7-0420, a single genomic region encodes these proteins:
- a CDS encoding extracellular solute-binding protein, with amino-acid sequence MKTGIKKISAVLFSTVLLTGVAAGCGGNDKESKESAAPESSNAAKSPSDPPAKLTVEVFDRGVQGQPDLNNNTWTKYVNEHFGKPNNAIVEYVPVPRSQEVDKLNVLMAAGQAPDISFTYDGALVTRFAKSDGLHTLDELLESQGQQLKAYLGENVLSYGQYNGKQVSIPGKRTLLAWNGMFIRKDWLDKLGMPLPTNRDELYNTLVAFRDKNPGNVNGVIPWATAAAGMNYTFGNLVQSFWGQMSEEEFVTTPNWLKPGNKDAYKWLNKLYNEKLISPDFALDKTTKQADADVTNGKVGFYAANWDYPMTQKIREPLKQNAPDANYIPIDTFKNAEGKYIKEVYNENGIFSFIPKSSKNAELAIKYLNWMADPEVMFFLQFGEEGVNHTLKDGIPQGISQTGENMMTSNLNMDYTVIVNGAELGDTEKNVKTYAAALASGDKQYEALAMESYKINTTDGYSSFYYGVPNEANIKYGKTLGDMNKQMIDRLVVAKEAEFDALYEKLVKEYMDAGGKAVQDENVKNYREVKANTK; translated from the coding sequence AGCAGGCTGCGGAGGCAATGACAAAGAGAGTAAAGAGTCCGCTGCGCCGGAGTCGTCAAATGCAGCAAAGTCCCCTTCTGATCCTCCTGCCAAACTGACGGTAGAGGTGTTCGACAGAGGGGTTCAGGGCCAGCCGGATTTGAATAATAATACCTGGACGAAATACGTCAATGAGCACTTCGGCAAGCCCAATAACGCCATTGTTGAATATGTACCGGTTCCCCGGTCCCAGGAGGTTGATAAGCTGAACGTATTAATGGCTGCGGGCCAGGCTCCGGACATCTCGTTCACCTATGACGGGGCGCTGGTCACCCGCTTTGCCAAAAGCGATGGCCTCCACACGCTCGACGAGCTGCTTGAGAGCCAAGGCCAGCAATTGAAGGCATATCTCGGAGAGAACGTTCTGTCTTACGGCCAATATAACGGCAAGCAGGTATCGATCCCGGGCAAGCGCACCCTGCTCGCCTGGAACGGGATGTTCATCCGTAAGGATTGGCTCGACAAGCTGGGAATGCCGCTCCCGACCAATAGGGATGAGCTCTACAATACGCTGGTGGCCTTCCGCGACAAGAACCCGGGCAATGTGAACGGCGTCATTCCCTGGGCAACGGCGGCAGCCGGCATGAACTATACCTTCGGCAACCTGGTTCAATCCTTCTGGGGTCAGATGTCCGAGGAGGAATTCGTCACCACGCCGAACTGGCTGAAGCCGGGCAACAAGGACGCCTACAAGTGGCTGAATAAGCTGTATAATGAGAAGCTGATCAGCCCGGATTTTGCCCTGGACAAAACCACCAAGCAGGCGGATGCCGATGTCACCAACGGCAAGGTAGGCTTCTATGCCGCCAACTGGGATTATCCGATGACCCAGAAAATCCGTGAACCGCTGAAGCAAAATGCGCCGGACGCCAACTATATTCCGATTGATACCTTCAAAAATGCCGAAGGCAAATACATCAAAGAGGTATATAATGAGAATGGAATATTCTCCTTCATCCCTAAAAGCAGCAAGAACGCAGAGCTGGCTATAAAATATCTGAACTGGATGGCGGACCCGGAAGTGATGTTCTTCCTGCAGTTCGGTGAAGAAGGCGTTAACCATACGCTGAAAGACGGCATCCCGCAAGGGATTTCACAGACCGGCGAGAATATGATGACGAGTAATTTGAATATGGACTATACCGTGATTGTGAACGGCGCTGAGCTGGGCGATACGGAGAAGAACGTCAAAACCTATGCCGCAGCCCTGGCCTCCGGGGATAAGCAGTATGAGGCCCTCGCTATGGAATCCTACAAAATCAACACGACAGACGGCTATTCATCCTTCTATTACGGGGTGCCAAACGAAGCTAATATCAAATACGGCAAGACGCTGGGCGATATGAACAAGCAGATGATTGACCGGCTGGTGGTGGCCAAGGAGGCCGAGTTCGACGCCTTATACGAGAAGCTGGTGAAGGAATATATGGATGCCGGCGGTAAAGCGGTTCAAGATGAGAATGTGAAGAACTACAGGGAAGTTAAAGCGAATACCAAATAA
- a CDS encoding response regulator transcription factor, with product MYKVIIVDDESWAIRGISNAFDWEQYGFEISGQFTSAYKAWEAIASQEPDLVVTDIRMPEISGLDLMKRAKAHGIDTEFVIISGYAEFEYAQEALRFGALDYFLKPLDVDMADTFLEKLALHFSRRSAARNHLLLDALTSADEEEIRRYLPAGSNAGCCRVLAFHYEEDRPKPAGLLKLDGLPVQLLEVETGTSTLLAVLITEQKSELEGITEEWPAGASSPALPVVGISSIGSGLKQISKLIKEADLAASRVFVDEVSGAVHYSPKLHLVKPCIDELQTIVHGNQYDSIETYTLGVQEYFRLHELGMSEVVYLWNQAVGLLISAYPEELRDMELEFLNYAELKERFEDLESLCSFLHDVLTVLRQGNSRALQEGDILSCFNRMVAYIDRNYEQKLYLKELSVQFFINQVYCCQLFKKNLGKTFSEYVAELRIRKARGLLKQTDLSIENIAIQSGYVDYYYFNKVFKKHCGMTPAKFRKREAERSSRP from the coding sequence ATGTACAAGGTCATTATTGTAGATGATGAGTCGTGGGCGATTAGAGGGATCAGCAATGCCTTTGACTGGGAGCAGTATGGCTTTGAAATCTCGGGACAGTTCACAAGTGCGTACAAGGCGTGGGAGGCCATCGCCTCGCAGGAGCCGGATTTGGTAGTTACGGATATCCGGATGCCGGAGATTTCCGGACTCGATCTGATGAAGCGGGCCAAAGCACATGGAATAGATACTGAATTCGTCATTATCAGCGGGTATGCGGAATTTGAATACGCCCAGGAAGCGCTGCGCTTCGGGGCACTCGATTATTTCCTGAAGCCGCTTGATGTGGATATGGCCGATACGTTCCTGGAGAAGCTCGCCTTGCACTTCTCCCGGCGAAGTGCTGCGCGCAACCACCTCTTGCTGGATGCGCTTACCTCGGCAGATGAAGAAGAGATCAGGCGCTACCTTCCTGCCGGCTCGAATGCCGGGTGCTGCCGGGTGCTTGCCTTTCACTATGAGGAAGACAGGCCGAAGCCCGCCGGACTGCTGAAGCTGGACGGGCTGCCGGTTCAGTTGCTGGAAGTGGAGACTGGAACGAGCACCCTGCTGGCTGTTCTGATAACAGAACAAAAGAGTGAGCTGGAAGGAATCACGGAGGAATGGCCAGCTGGCGCCAGCAGTCCGGCGCTTCCTGTTGTGGGGATCAGCAGCATCGGCAGCGGGCTTAAGCAGATCAGCAAGCTGATCAAGGAAGCGGATCTCGCGGCCTCCAGAGTATTTGTGGATGAGGTTTCCGGCGCCGTTCACTATAGTCCGAAGCTTCATCTGGTGAAGCCCTGTATAGATGAGCTGCAGACTATAGTTCATGGGAATCAATATGACAGCATCGAGACATACACTCTTGGTGTGCAGGAATACTTCAGGCTTCATGAGCTGGGAATGAGCGAGGTTGTCTACTTATGGAATCAGGCTGTCGGACTTCTGATCAGCGCCTATCCGGAGGAACTCAGGGACATGGAGCTGGAATTCCTGAATTATGCCGAGCTGAAGGAGCGGTTCGAGGACCTGGAGTCGCTGTGCAGCTTCCTGCATGACGTTCTTACCGTGCTCCGGCAAGGGAATAGCCGTGCTTTGCAGGAAGGGGATATTCTATCCTGCTTCAACCGGATGGTCGCCTATATTGACCGTAATTATGAGCAGAAGCTGTATCTGAAGGAGCTGTCGGTCCAATTTTTCATCAATCAGGTGTATTGCTGTCAACTGTTCAAGAAGAATCTGGGCAAAACCTTCTCTGAATACGTGGCTGAGCTGAGGATCAGGAAAGCCCGCGGGCTTTTGAAGCAGACAGATCTGTCCATTGAGAACATTGCCATCCAGTCCGGGTATGTAGATTACTATTATTTCAATAAAGTGTTCAAGAAGCACTGCGGGATGACGCCCGCCAAATTCAGAAAAAGGGAAGCCGAACGGAGCAGCAGGCCATGA
- a CDS encoding sensor histidine kinase: protein MKTRKVKLKHQLWLFFCCSIVIFTIMEFYFFYSFSNLTQKRAVTYSNQMIEQTRRKIDSVFNDIRVSTGFAVNNKLIQEFTLANDDYKRAFDSAPYALDLMEYMRSFNSYVNGIMVNDLQGRRLSSEDSASGDIFYINPYETFIRPYKNDPALRQKGKFTAILRDDRTGTEQFFYIAPIVESIGGVHFSQITGYCMVMVNMDKMQGLVANTELTQNSTLYILNNRDEVVASTNSYARGNVIKDVLSMDKNQLLNGVKATIGGQEVLVQVKGLEQADGWRVVSMIPVQELTADMIPMRKVSIIVGIGIIVSMILTGSFFMSNLMRPLMGLVMDMKKVAGRDRGFRIKVRFTNEVGLLAQDINRMMDEMDEMTREMFNTQARLYESELSQKQAEFSALQSQINPHFLYNTLNCISSIGLEYGSREIAQITYCMSKIFRYSIKKDDLVQIREEVDCIQAYMKIILIRYENKFSLALDVEEGLLELQTPKMILQPIVENSVYHGLERMDQGGQLQITGSLDERGDVCFCITDTGRGMEPEELAALQAKLGLEHKELALTGQSAQGIGLLNIHNRLRHLFGEGYGLTVDSRLGYGTTVNVKIPKLPGG from the coding sequence ATGAAGACCCGCAAGGTGAAATTGAAGCATCAGCTATGGCTATTCTTCTGTTGCTCTATTGTTATATTCACGATTATGGAATTTTACTTTTTTTATAGTTTCTCTAATCTTACGCAAAAGAGAGCTGTTACTTACAGCAACCAGATGATAGAGCAGACCCGCCGCAAAATTGATTCGGTGTTCAATGATATCCGGGTCAGCACCGGCTTTGCGGTCAACAACAAGCTGATTCAGGAATTCACTCTAGCGAATGATGATTACAAAAGAGCGTTCGACAGCGCACCCTATGCACTGGATCTGATGGAATATATGCGGTCCTTCAATTCGTATGTGAACGGAATCATGGTCAATGACCTCCAGGGTAGACGGCTCTCCAGCGAGGATTCTGCAAGCGGCGATATTTTTTATATTAATCCGTATGAGACCTTTATCCGCCCGTACAAGAACGATCCTGCGCTCCGGCAAAAGGGGAAGTTCACTGCCATTCTGAGAGATGACCGGACAGGGACAGAACAGTTCTTCTATATCGCACCCATTGTGGAGTCCATCGGAGGCGTCCACTTCTCACAGATTACGGGTTACTGCATGGTGATGGTCAATATGGACAAAATGCAGGGGCTGGTGGCGAATACGGAATTAACGCAGAACTCCACCTTGTATATTCTGAATAACCGGGATGAGGTGGTGGCATCCACCAATTCCTATGCGCGGGGCAATGTGATCAAAGATGTGCTGTCCATGGATAAGAACCAATTGCTTAACGGGGTAAAAGCAACGATCGGCGGCCAGGAGGTTCTCGTCCAGGTGAAGGGGCTGGAGCAGGCTGACGGATGGCGTGTGGTCAGTATGATCCCGGTGCAGGAGCTGACTGCCGACATGATCCCCATGCGGAAGGTTAGCATTATCGTGGGGATTGGCATTATTGTCAGCATGATACTAACCGGCAGTTTTTTCATGAGTAATCTGATGCGTCCCCTGATGGGACTGGTCATGGACATGAAGAAGGTGGCAGGGCGGGATAGGGGCTTCCGGATTAAAGTCCGGTTCACGAACGAGGTAGGCCTGCTGGCCCAGGATATTAACCGGATGATGGACGAGATGGACGAAATGACCCGCGAGATGTTCAATACCCAGGCCAGACTATACGAATCCGAGCTGAGCCAGAAGCAGGCGGAGTTCTCTGCCCTGCAGAGCCAGATTAATCCACACTTCCTGTATAATACGCTGAATTGTATCAGCAGCATCGGACTGGAGTACGGAAGCCGGGAGATTGCGCAGATTACGTACTGCATGTCCAAGATCTTCCGCTACAGCATCAAGAAGGATGATCTTGTGCAGATCCGGGAAGAGGTGGACTGCATTCAGGCTTATATGAAAATCATCCTGATCCGTTACGAGAATAAATTCTCTCTGGCGCTTGATGTGGAGGAGGGCTTGCTGGAGCTGCAGACGCCCAAGATGATCCTCCAGCCCATCGTGGAGAATTCGGTCTATCACGGGCTGGAGCGGATGGATCAGGGCGGACAGCTTCAGATTACAGGGAGCTTGGATGAGCGCGGGGATGTATGCTTCTGTATTACGGATACCGGCAGGGGAATGGAGCCGGAGGAGCTGGCCGCCCTTCAGGCCAAGCTTGGACTGGAGCATAAGGAGCTGGCCCTGACCGGGCAGTCGGCGCAGGGCATCGGGCTGCTGAATATTCATAACCGGCTCCGCCATCTGTTCGGAGAAGGCTACGGACTGACCGTTGACAGCCGGCTGGGCTATGGGACTACCGTGAACGTGAAGATTCCGAAGCTGCCAGGGGGCTGA
- a CDS encoding family 43 glycosylhydrolase, with protein MKAVKFAGEEVQLSKKGFKALLLSLVVLLMLPQWGGSAAAEEPEPVQPEPVVAVQGGKNVNDFYNVIMQTGADPWVYKHTDGYYYNTFVNASGVMIRRSNTITGIEAGERSLAWSPVKGTMYSSNVWAPEMHYLKDTDGQYKWYIYVAADNGTNANHRMYVMENTSADPMTGSWTFKGKITDATDRWAIDGTVLTIGNQHYFIWSGWEDTDGSFQNLYIARMSNPWTISSQRVLLSTPEYDWETSPGRINEGPQITIKGNKINLVYSANGSWTDSYSLGLITASTSADLMNPASWTKRDQPLFSSANGVYGPGHHSIVTSPDGTEDWIIYHSARWPGSGWTRNVRAQKFSWNTDNTPNLGEPVNPNNPIAIPSGEPARIRYEAEQALLVKDPAGASSPAVRRESSASGGMKITNLANASDYAQFSVDVPQAGFYVLSVRNSNGSANAGEASHILSVNGGPGASMNIVYSGANRWGASTAKIYLQQGDNVLRFTKGNNLADIDSLDLSRLNSSELLFGTPGYTLALNEIRSLPLYTVTGTTYSAVAAGVVLSSSDTNVAMIQAGNQVKAAGAGSATITAAYNGRTATVAVNVKADPRTVQSLALTGPEAVLNSGQTSSALRTTAHYNNYEVQDVTGSAQYTSSNPGVAAIDPATHTVSAVQPGTALITALYGGKQATYRVTVIAASDAVQVTTTLKTPSGVVPALPGVVNAVYHNQPVQAEVVGGELAGLDFSTIGTVQVPVTLKMGGQEFSSTISVEVVPGYGLDELVNQLRSKLDNFSYPLGSGAGNYSAAKYADFVAAVEQAEALAGNAELTEAQFNAALTALAEAETALLNSLNTTQNGITYKAYRDFSGDTAGKYPYGITTQDLTNGATAVVREEGGNKFLRLTTTAVSGKANLFLPYLGEVSAEGNQRIVIEYRVRLNSNFQYANGAMVRNDSGTSNYSMVTAFDSGKILVQNGGSNKVKVRDFTLGTWYTIKMVANWDAKTYSVYINNESVPAATDFAFRHTGGSTLTGQLFGVDGYANASIDFDDFKVSVTGE; from the coding sequence ATGAAAGCGGTTAAATTCGCCGGGGAAGAAGTGCAATTGTCCAAGAAAGGCTTCAAAGCTCTGCTGCTAAGTCTCGTAGTACTGCTCATGCTGCCGCAGTGGGGAGGGAGCGCTGCTGCGGAAGAGCCGGAGCCGGTCCAGCCGGAACCGGTAGTGGCTGTACAAGGAGGGAAGAACGTGAATGACTTCTACAATGTCATCATGCAGACCGGGGCCGATCCCTGGGTATACAAGCACACGGACGGCTATTATTACAACACCTTTGTTAATGCCAGCGGAGTGATGATCCGCAGGTCGAATACCATCACCGGCATTGAAGCAGGCGAACGGAGTCTGGCTTGGTCGCCGGTTAAGGGAACCATGTACAGCTCCAATGTGTGGGCGCCGGAGATGCATTACCTCAAAGATACCGACGGCCAGTACAAATGGTATATCTACGTTGCAGCCGATAACGGAACCAATGCTAACCACCGTATGTATGTGATGGAGAATACCAGTGCCGATCCGATGACCGGAAGCTGGACCTTCAAGGGCAAAATTACCGATGCCACGGACCGCTGGGCCATTGACGGCACTGTGCTGACGATCGGTAACCAGCACTACTTCATCTGGTCCGGCTGGGAGGACACTGATGGCAGCTTTCAGAATCTGTACATCGCCAGAATGAGCAATCCGTGGACGATCAGCTCGCAGCGCGTGCTCCTGTCTACACCGGAGTATGACTGGGAGACCTCCCCCGGCCGGATTAATGAAGGCCCGCAGATTACGATCAAAGGGAACAAAATCAATCTGGTCTACTCCGCCAACGGAAGCTGGACAGACAGCTATAGTCTCGGCTTGATCACCGCCAGCACCAGCGCCGATCTGATGAATCCCGCTTCCTGGACTAAGCGTGATCAGCCGCTCTTCTCCAGCGCGAACGGTGTCTATGGCCCGGGCCATCACAGTATCGTGACTTCACCGGACGGGACCGAGGACTGGATCATCTACCATTCCGCCCGCTGGCCGGGCTCAGGCTGGACCCGCAATGTACGCGCGCAGAAGTTCTCCTGGAACACAGACAACACGCCGAACCTGGGAGAGCCCGTTAATCCGAACAATCCGATAGCAATCCCATCAGGCGAGCCGGCCCGAATTCGTTATGAAGCCGAACAAGCTCTGCTTGTAAAAGATCCGGCGGGCGCTTCATCCCCGGCGGTCCGGCGCGAAAGCTCTGCCTCCGGCGGGATGAAGATTACCAACCTCGCGAACGCCAGCGACTATGCCCAGTTCAGTGTCGATGTGCCGCAGGCGGGCTTCTATGTCCTGTCCGTGCGCAACAGCAACGGCTCAGCGAATGCGGGGGAAGCCTCCCATATCCTGTCGGTCAACGGCGGGCCGGGAGCGTCGATGAACATTGTCTATTCCGGCGCGAACCGCTGGGGAGCCTCCACGGCGAAGATCTATCTTCAGCAGGGAGACAATGTTCTCCGCTTCACCAAGGGGAACAATCTGGCCGACATCGACAGCCTGGATCTATCCCGGTTGAATAGCTCGGAGCTGCTGTTCGGGACTCCCGGATATACGCTTGCTCTTAACGAGATCCGTAGCCTGCCCCTCTATACAGTAACAGGCACTACTTATTCTGCTGTCGCGGCAGGCGTGGTCCTGAGCTCGTCCGATACGAACGTAGCCATGATTCAAGCAGGGAATCAGGTGAAAGCCGCCGGGGCAGGAAGTGCAACAATTACTGCCGCCTACAACGGCCGGACTGCTACCGTGGCAGTTAACGTCAAGGCAGATCCCAGAACGGTACAGTCCTTGGCACTCACCGGACCGGAGGCTGTGCTGAACAGTGGACAGACCAGCTCCGCGCTGCGGACAACAGCCCATTACAACAATTATGAGGTTCAGGATGTAACCGGGAGTGCGCAGTACACCAGCAGTAATCCAGGAGTAGCGGCCATCGACCCGGCCACCCATACAGTAAGTGCTGTTCAACCGGGCACGGCGCTAATTACTGCGTTATACGGGGGCAAGCAAGCCACCTACCGCGTAACGGTTATTGCCGCTTCAGATGCCGTTCAGGTCACTACAACACTGAAGACGCCTTCAGGAGTGGTTCCCGCGCTTCCGGGCGTGGTGAATGCTGTCTACCATAACCAGCCGGTGCAGGCCGAGGTTGTCGGCGGTGAGCTCGCAGGGCTGGACTTCAGTACCATTGGCACGGTTCAGGTACCGGTGACCCTCAAGATGGGCGGCCAGGAGTTCTCTTCCACGATTTCTGTAGAGGTTGTGCCGGGTTATGGCCTGGATGAGCTCGTGAATCAGCTTCGCAGCAAGCTGGATAATTTCTCCTATCCGCTTGGAAGCGGGGCAGGCAATTATAGCGCAGCCAAGTATGCTGACTTCGTTGCCGCCGTGGAGCAGGCGGAAGCGCTGGCGGGCAATGCGGAGCTGACGGAGGCGCAGTTCAATGCAGCGCTGACTGCACTCGCAGAGGCGGAAACCGCTCTGCTGAATTCACTGAATACCACACAGAACGGTATAACCTATAAGGCATACCGGGATTTCTCCGGCGATACGGCCGGCAAATATCCTTATGGCATTACTACCCAAGATTTGACGAATGGTGCTACTGCTGTGGTCCGGGAGGAAGGCGGCAACAAATTCCTGCGGCTGACCACGACCGCGGTATCAGGCAAAGCCAACCTTTTCCTGCCTTATCTTGGGGAGGTTAGTGCTGAGGGGAATCAGCGCATTGTCATCGAATACCGTGTCCGGTTAAACAGTAACTTCCAGTATGCCAACGGCGCCATGGTAAGAAATGATAGCGGTACAAGCAACTATTCGATGGTGACGGCGTTTGATTCGGGTAAAATCCTGGTGCAAAACGGCGGCTCCAACAAGGTCAAGGTGAGAGACTTCACGCTGGGCACATGGTATACGATCAAAATGGTCGCGAACTGGGATGCCAAGACGTACAGCGTCTATATCAACAATGAATCTGTTCCGGCCGCTACAGATTTCGCCTTCCGCCATACCGGCGGCAGCACACTGACCGGACAGCTGTTCGGCGTTGACGGCTATGCGAACGCGTCTATCGACTTCGATGATTTCAAGGTCAGTGTTACCGGAGAATAA
- a CDS encoding alpha/beta hydrolase, producing MKTYEVFPAPVGSYTVGRTQMDLEYTASDHSTRELTVFVYYPSDSSEDKATSAYMFPEVYEMLKDQPLVTGYLTGGYFSIEFKTRCYDDLALSAKDKRYPVLFYVCGGGGSPEWGTVLCTDLASLGYVVVSIGHPNSTMYKRKDGRLYNVSKGFSEAIIALSEDPEMQALAGKMEMRPDDDTAVQMCRNVLALPVIAKVTEYSELQAEDIRFVADHLYKLDAGELDSIFNGRLLFDTGMGIVGHSYGGLTTAMVCRDDDRFTCGIGLDSGAFGLLDSDLKKPFLLLYREPNYNMNAVIGANNSRETYYFSVDRVAHLDYCDIVFTNANEVLRGERDAMEIRNMVTDYTKTFFDYYLRQKAASVNSLAYDGVDLVKKTRNK from the coding sequence ATGAAGACTTATGAGGTTTTTCCAGCACCTGTTGGCAGCTATACCGTTGGTCGTACCCAGATGGATTTGGAGTACACAGCATCGGATCATTCCACAAGAGAACTGACGGTGTTCGTGTACTATCCGTCCGACAGCAGCGAAGATAAAGCTACATCAGCATACATGTTTCCTGAAGTCTACGAGATGTTAAAGGATCAGCCACTGGTTACCGGGTATCTTACAGGGGGTTATTTCTCTATAGAGTTCAAGACCCGGTGTTACGACGATCTTGCTCTCTCCGCAAAGGACAAGCGCTATCCGGTGTTATTCTATGTTTGCGGCGGGGGCGGTTCACCGGAATGGGGCACAGTGCTCTGTACAGACTTGGCCAGCCTGGGATATGTTGTGGTAAGCATCGGCCATCCAAATAGTACAATGTATAAGCGTAAAGACGGACGTCTGTATAATGTATCCAAGGGTTTTTCGGAGGCTATCATAGCGTTGTCTGAAGATCCGGAGATGCAGGCGCTGGCTGGTAAAATGGAAATGCGGCCTGACGATGATACAGCCGTTCAGATGTGCCGTAACGTGCTTGCACTCCCGGTAATTGCCAAGGTAACAGAGTATAGTGAATTACAGGCGGAAGATATACGGTTTGTAGCCGATCATCTGTATAAACTGGACGCTGGAGAGCTGGATTCTATCTTTAATGGCAGACTGCTCTTTGACACCGGGATGGGTATCGTCGGGCATTCTTATGGAGGGCTTACGACGGCGATGGTCTGCCGGGATGACGACCGGTTCACCTGCGGAATTGGCTTGGATAGCGGTGCGTTCGGTCTTCTGGACAGCGACCTTAAGAAGCCCTTCCTCCTGCTGTATCGTGAACCCAACTACAACATGAATGCGGTCATTGGTGCTAACAATAGCAGGGAAACCTATTATTTCTCTGTTGACCGGGTTGCGCATTTAGATTACTGCGACATTGTTTTCACCAATGCTAATGAAGTACTCAGAGGCGAACGGGATGCGATGGAGATTCGAAATATGGTTACAGATTATACGAAGACCTTTTTTGATTATTACCTCCGGCAGAAGGCGGCAAGTGTAAACAGTCTGGCATATGATGGCGTGGACTTGGTCAAGAAGACCAGGAACAAGTGA
- a CDS encoding TetR/AcrR family transcriptional regulator produces MPKNTFFRLDEARREEISDRAMQLFVDHLYEDISMKMVLDSLSMHPGTFYRYFEDKDDLYCHLIRNVTRKRAAYFSNSTEDSLFRSFLTGLFGNVNGTAAEPLNELEIKLTETFLHIPEDILLKVYLNVLKGESFPLIKDIIRRLRVDGYLRPDIDDDLISFMFESMQFNLVMFYREFGIKDSQMQHKLSKYFADFMGHGLLEDHKYSELVSDIKKAKE; encoded by the coding sequence ATGCCGAAAAATACGTTCTTTCGATTGGATGAAGCAAGGCGCGAGGAAATATCGGACAGGGCTATGCAGCTTTTTGTGGATCATCTTTATGAGGATATATCGATGAAGATGGTTCTGGATAGCTTGTCCATGCACCCCGGAACCTTCTACCGTTATTTTGAAGACAAAGATGACCTGTATTGTCACTTAATCCGTAATGTGACCCGGAAAAGAGCTGCGTATTTTAGTAACAGTACTGAGGATTCCCTTTTCCGCTCTTTCCTTACCGGCTTATTTGGTAACGTGAATGGCACTGCGGCCGAGCCGCTGAATGAGCTGGAGATCAAGCTTACTGAAACTTTTTTACACATTCCCGAGGACATACTGCTGAAAGTATATCTGAACGTGCTAAAGGGCGAGTCCTTCCCCTTGATCAAGGACATTATACGGCGGCTGAGGGTTGACGGATATCTCCGGCCTGATATTGACGACGACCTGATTTCATTTATGTTCGAATCTATGCAGTTTAATTTAGTCATGTTTTACAGGGAATTCGGTATTAAGGATTCTCAGATGCAGCATAAACTTAGCAAATACTTTGCTGACTTTATGGGTCATGGTCTGCTTGAAGATCATAAATATTCCGAGCTGGTTAGCGATATTAAAAAAGCAAAGGAGTAG
- a CDS encoding biotin--[acetyl-CoA-carboxylase] ligase: MTVKEHILALLDSNKGEYFSGEDIAGRLSVTRSAVWKAIKALQSDGYSIQAVTNKGYSLSPQTDILSAAAVAKYLNARGQTLRLEVFKSVASTNELVKVLASGGEAEGKVILSEEQTAGRGRKGRPFFSPAGTGIYMSILLRPRLSAADATLLTTSAAVAVALAIESVSGLSTQIKWVNDVFMNGKKVCGILTEASLSLENEWLDYAVLGIGINVALPAAGFPAGLSEIATSVYKEDKPPGDLRNRLAAEVLNRFLGFYDQLKDRLFLPDYRQRMMSLGKTVMVIKENQQQEATAVGIDDDCRLKIRYPNGDEEYLSSGEVRILL; the protein is encoded by the coding sequence ATGACAGTCAAAGAACATATCCTGGCTTTACTGGATAGCAATAAGGGTGAATACTTCTCCGGCGAGGACATCGCCGGGCGGTTATCCGTGACGCGCAGCGCAGTGTGGAAGGCCATCAAAGCGCTGCAGAGTGACGGCTATTCCATTCAGGCCGTCACCAATAAGGGATACTCCCTCTCCCCCCAGACGGACATTCTGTCCGCCGCCGCAGTCGCCAAATACCTAAATGCCAGGGGGCAAACGCTGCGGCTTGAAGTTTTCAAGAGCGTGGCTTCCACGAACGAGCTGGTGAAGGTGCTGGCTTCCGGCGGAGAAGCGGAGGGCAAAGTCATCCTCTCGGAAGAGCAGACCGCCGGGCGGGGCCGGAAAGGCCGGCCTTTCTTTTCCCCTGCGGGGACGGGCATCTATATGAGCATTCTGCTGCGTCCCCGTCTGTCGGCGGCGGATGCTACGCTTCTGACTACCTCTGCTGCCGTTGCGGTCGCTCTGGCTATCGAGAGTGTGTCCGGCCTCAGCACGCAGATCAAATGGGTGAATGACGTCTTCATGAACGGTAAAAAGGTGTGCGGAATCCTCACCGAGGCTTCCCTGTCCCTGGAGAATGAGTGGCTGGATTATGCCGTACTCGGGATTGGGATCAATGTGGCGCTGCCCGCAGCGGGCTTCCCCGCCGGTCTGTCTGAGATTGCAACCTCTGTATACAAGGAGGACAAGCCTCCTGGCGATCTGCGCAACCGGCTTGCCGCTGAAGTGCTGAACCGTTTCTTAGGCTTTTATGATCAGCTCAAGGACCGGCTGTTCCTGCCGGACTACCGGCAGCGCATGATGTCCCTGGGCAAGACGGTCATGGTCATTAAGGAGAATCAGCAGCAGGAGGCCACCGCTGTCGGTATCGACGATGACTGCCGCTTGAAGATCCGGTATCCGAATGGTGATGAGGAATATCTGTCCAGCGGCGAAGTTCGTATTCTGCTCTAA